The region GCCCGTTCACCGCCGCATCACCAGTCGCCAGTACCCGTTCTTTTGGCAGCCAAACATACCCATCTCCCGGCGTATGTCCCCACCCCAGAAACAGAAGATCCACCTCCCGCGTCTTGTCCTTCAGCACTAACTTGTCGCCGGTAATGATCTTGCGCGGGCGCTCCACATCGCTCTCACCGGTCGCGCGAACATCCTCACGCTTCGCCACTGCAGTCTGCCATCGCTTCGGCTCCCACCGGTCCATCTCCTTCGCCACTCCCGCAAACGCCATGGTCGTCGCGCCCGCACGGGTCCACGTCGAGTTCCCATACGAGTGGTCCCCGTGTGCATGCGTATCGAACACATACCGCACCGGCTTCTTCGACAGCGTCGGCATCAGCGCAATCAGCTCCTTCGCCCGCCCCGGATAGTTCGCATCCACCACGATGAGATAGTCGCTCATCTCGATCACTGTCGTATTGCTATAGCCCTTGCTCGCATCGCCCAGCAGAAACCAGACCCCAGGCGCAACCAGCGTCTGCGCGCGCGCCGTACAGACACAGAACAAAACAGAAAGGGCCACGCCAAAGCGTGACCCCATCCTTACCATTGTCTTGCGATTAGCCCTGCGAAGGACGGTTTCCACCACCACCCGCGTTGCCGCCTCCGCCGCCCTGACCCGGACGACGTCCGCCGCGACGACGCCGCGTGCCCGGACGGCGATCGCCGCCAGGTCCACCCGCAGGCCGTCCGCCAGCAGGCGCAGCCGGGGCCACACCATCCGCACGGTTGAAGTTAGGCTCAGCCTCATCCTCACCGTTCGTATCCGGCCCATCTTCCACATCATCATCATCATCGTCGTCGAAGTCATCGCCATCTTCAGCAATGTTACCCGGCTCAGGAGCCTGCGTCTGCGCCTGTGCAGGACGCGGAGCGGAACGCTGGCCTTCACCAGCCTCCGGAACCTCCGGCAGCCCCAGCTTCGCACGCTGCTCACGCAGAACAGCCTTGCGGGAGAGCTTGATGCGGTTGCCTTCGATCGCCAGTACCTTCACCAGGATCTGATCGCCTTCGCGAAGCTCGTCCTTCACTTCCTTGACGCGATGCTCCGCGATCTCGGACACGTGCAGCAGGCCATCCGTGCCGGGGAAGATCTCGACGAATGCGCCGAACTCAGCCAGCCGGACAACCCTGCCCAGATAGGTCTTGCCGATCTCCGGCGTAGCCGTCAGGTCGGTGATCATCTGGATCGCACGGCTCAGGCCGTCCGCATCGCTTGAAGCCACGTTCACGCGGCCCGTATCGTCCACGTCGATCTTCACGCCGGTCGCATCGATGATTCCACGAATCACCTTGCCGCCAGGTCCGATCAGGTCGCGGATCTTGTCGGTAGGAATCTGCATGGAGTGGATGCGCGGTGCAAACGCGCTCTTCTGCTCGCTGGCGGAAGAGATCGTCGCATCCATCGTATCCAGCAGCTCAAGACGTCCACGCCGAGCCTGCTCCAGCGCCTCACGCATGATCTGCGGCGTGATGCCCATGATCTTGATGTCCATCTGCAGCGCCGTGATGCCCTTGCGGGTACCGGCCACCTTGAAGTCCATATCGCCGTAGTGATCCTCTGCGCCTGCAATGTCGGTCAGAATGGCGTACTTGTCGCCTTCCTTGACAAGGCCCATCGCAACACCGGCCACTGCGCCCTTGAGCGGGATACCTGCAGCCATAAGCGCAAGCGATGCGCCGCAGACCGTCGCCATCGAGGACGAACCGTTCGACTCAAGAATGTCCGAAACAACGCGCAGTGTGTAAGGTGACTCATCCTCACCCGGCAGCACAGCTTCAATCGCACGCCAAGCCAGCGCGCCGTG is a window of Granulicella tundricola MP5ACTX9 DNA encoding:
- a CDS encoding MBL fold metallo-hydrolase, yielding MVRMGSRFGVALSVLFCVCTARAQTLVAPGVWFLLGDASKGYSNTTVIEMSDYLIVVDANYPGRAKELIALMPTLSKKPVRYVFDTHAHGDHSYGNSTWTRAGATTMAFAGVAKEMDRWEPKRWQTAVAKREDVRATGESDVERPRKIITGDKLVLKDKTREVDLLFLGWGHTPGDGYVWLPKERVLATGDAAVNGPRNKLWDASIENWPTVLDKALALKPVHVLPGHGEADGVEILVGQQRFLKDLFVAVNREAAAGKRPAEMHIELPREDANWVPKDLSGDIEACYTEVQAHAPAGSVPHEWK
- the pnp gene encoding polyribonucleotide nucleotidyltransferase; amino-acid sequence: MKHDVTVELAGGKHIKFETGRMAKQASGAAFTTSGDNAILATAVASPDPKEGIDFFPLTVEYREFTYAGGRIPGGFIKREGRPSEKEILTSRQIDRPIRPLFPEAFRNETQVVAFVYSADKENDPDVLGINGASCALALSDIPFHGPVGAVRVGLIEGNFIVNPTYAEREKSELNIMVVGTADGIVMVESGSKETSEESVVSAIEFAHVEIKKICAAIEELVKLAGKTKRTVTPVEVDQEYLGSLKAKVGERLSDALDTQKHPKFESYALVKTIKDELKKDLPEGDAAAGKKLSKYYELMRESIFRDQVLNDRIRPDHRAFDQIRLVTVETGVLPRVHGSALFTRGETQALVSATLGTTDDAQRMESYTGEFKRRFMLHYNFPPFSVGEVGRMTGVGRREIGHGALAWRAIEAVLPGEDESPYTLRVVSDILESNGSSSMATVCGASLALMAAGIPLKGAVAGVAMGLVKEGDKYAILTDIAGAEDHYGDMDFKVAGTRKGITALQMDIKIMGITPQIMREALEQARRGRLELLDTMDATISSASEQKSAFAPRIHSMQIPTDKIRDLIGPGGKVIRGIIDATGVKIDVDDTGRVNVASSDADGLSRAIQMITDLTATPEIGKTYLGRVVRLAEFGAFVEIFPGTDGLLHVSEIAEHRVKEVKDELREGDQILVKVLAIEGNRIKLSRKAVLREQRAKLGLPEVPEAGEGQRSAPRPAQAQTQAPEPGNIAEDGDDFDDDDDDDVEDGPDTNGEDEAEPNFNRADGVAPAAPAGGRPAGGPGGDRRPGTRRRRGGRRPGQGGGGGNAGGGGNRPSQG